A single region of the Triticum dicoccoides isolate Atlit2015 ecotype Zavitan chromosome 2B, WEW_v2.0, whole genome shotgun sequence genome encodes:
- the LOC119368274 gene encoding cytochrome P450 716B1-like: MDYLAIVVALVLLTASSVAIHLLARAKKARPANLPPGSLGLPFIGQSLGLLRAMRGDGGSRWIQARIDRYGRVSKLSLFGTPTVLLAGPAANKFMFFSGALSTRQPRSVQRILGENSILDLHGADHRRVRGALLEFLRPDMLKAYVGRIDGEVRRHLEENWAGRATVTVLPLMKRLTFDIISALLFGLERGAVRDALAGDFVRMIEGMWAVPVNLPFTAFSRSLKASDRARRVLQEITREKKKASQVVEHGNGNGKASRSSDLITCLLSLTDGHGERLLTDEEIVDNAMVALIAGHDTSSILMTFMVRHLANDDATLAAMVQEHEEIAKNKGDGEALTWEDLTKMKLTWRVAQETLRVVPPVFGNFRRALGDTEFDGYLIPKGWQVFWTANVTHMDASIFHEPARFDPSRFETENQRASAAPPCSFVAFGGGPRICPGIEFSRIETLVTMHHLVRQFRWKLCCKENTFVRDPMPSPLLGLPVQIEHRASP, translated from the exons ATGGATTATTTGGCCATAGTCGTGGCACTCGTTCTTCTCACCGCCTCGTCCGTCGCCATCCACCTCCTCGCCAGAGCCAAGAAAGCACGGCCGGCCAACCTGCCCCCGGGCTCCCTCGGCCTGCCGTTCATCGGCCAGAGCCTCGGCCTCCTCCGGGCCATGCGCGGCGACGGCGGCAGCCGATGGATCCAGGCCCGGATCGACAGGTACGGGCGCGTGTCGAAGCTGTCGCTGTTTGGCACGCCGACGGTGCTCCTGGCCGGGCCGGCGGCCAACAAGTTCATGTTCTTCAGCGGCGCGCTGTCGACCCGGCAGCCCCGGTCCGTGCAGCGGATACTCGGGGAGAACAGCATCCTGGACCTCCACGgcgccgaccaccggcgcgtcCGCGGCGCCCTGCTCGAGTTCCTCCGGCCGGACATGCTCAAGGCGTACGTGGGCAGGAtcgacggcgaggtgcggcgccACCTCGAGGAGAACTGGGCCGGCCGCGCCACCGTGACGGTGCTGCCGCTCATGAAGCGGCTGACGTTCGACATCATCTCCGCGCTGCTCTTCGGGCTCGAGAGGGGCGCCGTGCGGGACGCCCTGGCCGGCGACTTCGTGCGCATGATCGAGGGCATGTGGGCCGTCCCGGTCAACCTGCCGTTCACGGCGTTCAGCCGGAGCCTCAAGGCTAGCGACAGGGCCCGCCGGGTGCTCCAGGAGATCACCCGGGAGAAGAAGAAGGCCAGCCAGGTGGTGGAGCAcggcaacggcaacggcaaggCGTCGCGGAGCAGCGACCTCATCACCTGCCTGCTCAGCCTGACGGACGGGCATGGCGAGCGGCTGCTGACCGACGAGGAGATCGTCGACAACGCAATGGTCGCCCTCATCGCCGGCCACGACACGTCGTCCATCCTCATGACGTTCATGGTCCGCCACCTCGCCAACGACGATGCCACCCTCGCCGCCATGGTCCAAG AGCATGAGGAGATTGCCAAGAACAAAGGTGACGGCGAGGCTCTCACCTGGGAAGATCTGACGAAGATGAAGCTCACATGGCGGGTCGCGCAGGAGACACTCCGCGTTGTCCCTCCGGTCTTCGGCAACTTCAGAAGAGCACTCGGGGACACCGAGTTCGACGGCTACCTCATCCCAAAAGGATGGCAG GTGTTCTGGACGGCAAACGTGACGCACATGGACGCGAGCATCTTCCACGAGCCGGCCAGGTTCGACCCGTCCCGGTTCGAGACCGAGAACCAAAGGGCGTCGgcggcgccgccgtgctccttcgtCGCCTTCGGGGGCGGCCCGAGGATCTGCCCCGGGATAGAGTTCTCCAGGATCGAGACGCTGGTGACGATGCACCACCTTGTGAGGCAGTTCAGATGGAAGCTCTGCTGCAAGGAGAACACCTTTGTGAGGGACCCCATGCCGTCGCCGCTGCTCGGCCTGCCCGTCCAAATCGAGCACAGGGCCTCTCCTTGA